Proteins encoded within one genomic window of Geotalea daltonii FRC-32:
- a CDS encoding PfaD family polyunsaturated fatty acid/polyketide biosynthesis protein, producing the protein MLNQFQTRSDATGHPSELACPGWWLPSSQLSSHGNSLSEALRQVTRPLYLVKAGEAIWAKTDGSALFGQERPDGGLPIMGQALPCLPEKLGDAQFCRDLGIHYPYIGGSMAKGISSAAMAEELGRAGMFGFFGAAGLPFAEVEATADRLGKVDIPYGFNLIHSPHEPDLEDALSRLYIDKGIRVIEASAFLALTLPLVRYRVHGIHRAADGTIVTPNRIIAKVSREELAARFFSPPPEKHLRSLIAAGEITGAQAELAAQIPMAQDITAEADSGGHTDNRPAIALFPTILSLAAKHQANYSGIRLRVGLGGGISTPAAAAAAFAMGAAYIVTGSVNQACVESGTCEEVRKMLAETRQADVTMAPAADMFEMGVTVQVLKRGTMFPMRAARLYEIYRAYGSMDEIPAAEKEKLEQTLFRNKLENIWQDTRAYFQQRDPSQVERADRDPKHRMALVFRWYLGQGAHWARDGEPTRKMDYQVWCGPAMGAFNEWTAGSFLEQHSRRTVVSAALNILFGAAVQTRAAMLSCQGIRLTPEELQIQPLETAKIKEYLR; encoded by the coding sequence GTGTTGAACCAGTTTCAGACCAGGAGTGACGCAACGGGTCATCCCTCGGAACTTGCCTGCCCAGGCTGGTGGTTACCGTCATCACAGTTATCATCACATGGAAACAGCCTGTCGGAGGCGCTTCGACAGGTCACTCGCCCCCTTTACCTGGTGAAGGCCGGGGAAGCCATCTGGGCAAAGACGGATGGCAGCGCCCTCTTCGGCCAGGAAAGACCGGATGGCGGCCTGCCGATCATGGGTCAGGCTTTACCCTGCCTGCCTGAAAAGCTGGGAGATGCACAATTTTGCCGGGACCTTGGCATCCACTACCCCTATATCGGCGGTTCCATGGCCAAGGGTATAAGTTCCGCCGCCATGGCTGAGGAGTTGGGGCGAGCGGGAATGTTCGGCTTTTTCGGCGCCGCCGGCCTCCCCTTTGCCGAGGTAGAGGCCACCGCTGACAGGCTGGGCAAGGTCGATATTCCCTATGGTTTCAACCTGATCCATTCTCCACACGAACCCGACCTGGAGGACGCCCTTTCCCGTCTTTACATCGACAAAGGAATCCGGGTCATCGAGGCTTCCGCCTTCCTCGCCCTGACTCTCCCACTGGTCCGTTATCGGGTCCATGGCATCCATCGTGCCGCCGACGGCACCATCGTCACCCCCAACCGCATTATCGCCAAGGTCTCGCGGGAAGAACTGGCGGCACGATTCTTCTCACCCCCGCCGGAAAAGCACCTGCGGTCATTGATCGCTGCCGGTGAGATCACCGGGGCCCAGGCAGAGCTTGCGGCACAGATTCCCATGGCCCAGGATATCACTGCCGAAGCGGATTCCGGTGGCCATACGGACAATCGTCCCGCCATCGCCCTTTTTCCCACCATCCTTTCCCTGGCTGCCAAACACCAGGCAAACTACAGCGGCATCAGGCTAAGAGTCGGTCTGGGAGGAGGCATTTCTACCCCTGCCGCCGCAGCTGCCGCCTTTGCCATGGGCGCCGCCTATATCGTCACCGGCTCTGTCAATCAGGCCTGCGTGGAATCCGGCACCTGTGAAGAAGTGCGGAAGATGCTGGCCGAGACACGCCAGGCCGATGTGACCATGGCCCCGGCCGCCGATATGTTCGAGATGGGAGTGACGGTACAGGTCCTGAAGCGGGGCACCATGTTTCCCATGCGCGCCGCCAGGCTTTACGAGATTTACCGTGCATACGGCAGCATGGATGAGATACCTGCTGCGGAAAAAGAGAAGCTGGAACAAACCCTGTTCCGCAACAAGCTGGAGAACATCTGGCAGGATACTCGCGCCTATTTCCAGCAGCGCGACCCGAGCCAGGTGGAGCGGGCAGACCGGGACCCCAAGCATCGCATGGCCCTGGTTTTCCGCTGGTATCTGGGACAGGGCGCGCACTGGGCCAGGGACGGAGAACCGACGCGCAAGATGGACTATCAGGTCTGGTGCGGGCCGGCAATGGGCGCCTTCAACGAATGGACTGCCGGTTCGTTCCTGGAGCAGCATTCCCGGCGCACGGTAGTTTCGGCAGCTTTGAATATTCTCTTCGGCGCCGCTGTCCAGACCCGCGCCGCCATGCTCAGCTGCCAGGGAATTCGCCTGACCCCGGAAGAACTGCAGATACAGCCGTTGGAAACAGCAAAGATCAAGGAGTACCTTAGGTGA